The Acinonyx jubatus isolate Ajub_Pintada_27869175 chromosome D2, VMU_Ajub_asm_v1.0, whole genome shotgun sequence genome contains a region encoding:
- the DUSP13B gene encoding dual specificity protein phosphatase 13 isoform X6, translating into MNSLQKQDLRRPKIHGAVRVSPYQPPTLASLQRLLWVRRAAMLSHIDEVWPNLFLGDAYAARDKNKLTQLGITHVVNVAAGKFQVDTGAKFYRGMPLEYYGIEADDNPFFDLSVYFLPVARYIRTALSVPKGRVLVHCAMGVSRSATVVLAFLMICENMTLVEAIQTVQAHRDICPNSGFLQQLQVLDNRLGRETGRL; encoded by the exons ATGAACTCGCTGCAGAAGCAGGACCTCCGGAGGCCCAAGATCCATGGGGCAGTCCGGGTGTCCCCCTACCAGCCACCCACACTAGCCTCCCTACAGCGCTTGCTGTGGGTCCGTCGGGCTGCCATGCTGAGCCACATCGATGAGGTCTGGCCCAACCTCTTCCTAGGAGATGC GTACGCAGCCCGGGACAAGAACAAGCTGACCCAGCTGGGCATCACCCATGTCGTGAATGTTGCTGCGGGCAAGTTTCAAGTGGACACAGGTGCCAAGTTTTACCGCGGAATGCCCTTGGAGTACTATGGCATTGAGGCTGATGACAACCCCTTCTTCGACCTCAGTGTCTACTTTCTGCCTGTGGCTCGATACATCCGGACTGCCCTCAGTGTTCCTAAAG GCCGTGTGCTGGTACACTGTGCTATGGGGGTGAGCCGCTCTGCTACAGTTGTCCTGGCCTTCCTCATGATCTGCGAGAACATGACGCTGGTGGAGGCCATCCAGACAGTGCAGGCCCACCGTGATATCTGCCCCAACTCGGGCTTCCTCCAGCAGCTCCAGGTTCTGGACAACCGACTGGGGCGGGAGACGGGGCGGCTCTGA